A stretch of Nyctibius grandis isolate bNycGra1 chromosome 24, bNycGra1.pri, whole genome shotgun sequence DNA encodes these proteins:
- the FHL3 gene encoding four and a half LIM domains protein 3 isoform X1 produces MQAGEGGPQTGTMTECFDCDNCKESLYGRKYIQMDNGPYCIPCYDAHFANTCDECKELIGHDCRELYYEDRHYHEHCFRCFRCDRSLADEPFTCQGEELLCNDCYCSEFSSKCIACEKTVMPGSRKLEYNGQTWHEHCFICSSCQQPIGSRSFIPDKKDYYCVPCYESKFAPRCTRCKKTLTKGGVTYRDEPWHKECFVCTGCKTPLAGQQFTSQDDNPYCIKCFGNLYAKKCSACTKPITGFGGGKYVSFEDRHWHHNCFNCARCNTSLVGKGFIPDNDEILCRDCSSDL; encoded by the exons CAGGTGAAGGAGGCCCTCAGACTGGCACCATGACAGAGTGCTTTGACTGCGACAACTGCAAGGAGTCCTTGTATGGGCGCAAGTACATCCAGATGGACAATGGCCCGTACTGCATCCCCTGCTACGATGCCCACTTTGCCAACACCTGTGATGAGTGCAAGGAGCTGATCGGCCATGACTGCAGA GAGCTGTACTACGAGGATCGCCATTACCACGAGCACTGCTTTCGTTGCTTCCGCTGCGACCGTTCTCTGGCCGACGAGCCGTTCACCTGCCAAGGCGAGGAGCTGCTGTGCAACGACTGCTACTGCAGCGAGTTCTCCTCCAAATGCATTGCCTGTGAGAAGACGGTCATGCCAG GATCCCGTAAGCTGGAGTACAACGGACAAACCTGGCACGAGCATTGCTTCATatgcagcagctgccagcagcccatTGGGTCGCGATCCTTCATCCCAGACAAGAAGGATTATTACTGTGTCCCCTGTTACGAGAGCAAGTTCGCTCCTCGCTGCACTCGTTGCAAAAAG ACCCTGACCAAGGGAGGAGTGACTTACCGGGATGAGCCGTGGCACAAGGAGTGTTTCGTCTGCACAGGCTGTAAGACACCCCTGGCTGGCCAGCAGTTCACCTCCCAGGATGACAACCCCTACTGCATCAAGTGCTTTGGGAACCTCTATGCCAAGAAGTGCAGCGCCTGCACAAAGCCCATCACAG GCTTTGGCGGTGGTAAATACGTCTCCTTTGAGGACCGTCACTGGCACCATAATTGCTTTAACTGTGCCCGCTGCAACACCTCGCTGGTCGGGAAAGGCTTCATCCCTGACAACGATGAGATCCTCTGCCGCGACTGCAGCAGTGACCTATGA
- the FHL3 gene encoding four and a half LIM domains protein 3 isoform X2 has protein sequence MQGEGGPQTGTMTECFDCDNCKESLYGRKYIQMDNGPYCIPCYDAHFANTCDECKELIGHDCRELYYEDRHYHEHCFRCFRCDRSLADEPFTCQGEELLCNDCYCSEFSSKCIACEKTVMPGSRKLEYNGQTWHEHCFICSSCQQPIGSRSFIPDKKDYYCVPCYESKFAPRCTRCKKTLTKGGVTYRDEPWHKECFVCTGCKTPLAGQQFTSQDDNPYCIKCFGNLYAKKCSACTKPITGFGGGKYVSFEDRHWHHNCFNCARCNTSLVGKGFIPDNDEILCRDCSSDL, from the exons GTGAAGGAGGCCCTCAGACTGGCACCATGACAGAGTGCTTTGACTGCGACAACTGCAAGGAGTCCTTGTATGGGCGCAAGTACATCCAGATGGACAATGGCCCGTACTGCATCCCCTGCTACGATGCCCACTTTGCCAACACCTGTGATGAGTGCAAGGAGCTGATCGGCCATGACTGCAGA GAGCTGTACTACGAGGATCGCCATTACCACGAGCACTGCTTTCGTTGCTTCCGCTGCGACCGTTCTCTGGCCGACGAGCCGTTCACCTGCCAAGGCGAGGAGCTGCTGTGCAACGACTGCTACTGCAGCGAGTTCTCCTCCAAATGCATTGCCTGTGAGAAGACGGTCATGCCAG GATCCCGTAAGCTGGAGTACAACGGACAAACCTGGCACGAGCATTGCTTCATatgcagcagctgccagcagcccatTGGGTCGCGATCCTTCATCCCAGACAAGAAGGATTATTACTGTGTCCCCTGTTACGAGAGCAAGTTCGCTCCTCGCTGCACTCGTTGCAAAAAG ACCCTGACCAAGGGAGGAGTGACTTACCGGGATGAGCCGTGGCACAAGGAGTGTTTCGTCTGCACAGGCTGTAAGACACCCCTGGCTGGCCAGCAGTTCACCTCCCAGGATGACAACCCCTACTGCATCAAGTGCTTTGGGAACCTCTATGCCAAGAAGTGCAGCGCCTGCACAAAGCCCATCACAG GCTTTGGCGGTGGTAAATACGTCTCCTTTGAGGACCGTCACTGGCACCATAATTGCTTTAACTGTGCCCGCTGCAACACCTCGCTGGTCGGGAAAGGCTTCATCCCTGACAACGATGAGATCCTCTGCCGCGACTGCAGCAGTGACCTATGA
- the FHL3 gene encoding four and a half LIM domains protein 3 isoform X3, which produces MTECFDCDNCKESLYGRKYIQMDNGPYCIPCYDAHFANTCDECKELIGHDCRELYYEDRHYHEHCFRCFRCDRSLADEPFTCQGEELLCNDCYCSEFSSKCIACEKTVMPGSRKLEYNGQTWHEHCFICSSCQQPIGSRSFIPDKKDYYCVPCYESKFAPRCTRCKKTLTKGGVTYRDEPWHKECFVCTGCKTPLAGQQFTSQDDNPYCIKCFGNLYAKKCSACTKPITGFGGGKYVSFEDRHWHHNCFNCARCNTSLVGKGFIPDNDEILCRDCSSDL; this is translated from the exons ATGACAGAGTGCTTTGACTGCGACAACTGCAAGGAGTCCTTGTATGGGCGCAAGTACATCCAGATGGACAATGGCCCGTACTGCATCCCCTGCTACGATGCCCACTTTGCCAACACCTGTGATGAGTGCAAGGAGCTGATCGGCCATGACTGCAGA GAGCTGTACTACGAGGATCGCCATTACCACGAGCACTGCTTTCGTTGCTTCCGCTGCGACCGTTCTCTGGCCGACGAGCCGTTCACCTGCCAAGGCGAGGAGCTGCTGTGCAACGACTGCTACTGCAGCGAGTTCTCCTCCAAATGCATTGCCTGTGAGAAGACGGTCATGCCAG GATCCCGTAAGCTGGAGTACAACGGACAAACCTGGCACGAGCATTGCTTCATatgcagcagctgccagcagcccatTGGGTCGCGATCCTTCATCCCAGACAAGAAGGATTATTACTGTGTCCCCTGTTACGAGAGCAAGTTCGCTCCTCGCTGCACTCGTTGCAAAAAG ACCCTGACCAAGGGAGGAGTGACTTACCGGGATGAGCCGTGGCACAAGGAGTGTTTCGTCTGCACAGGCTGTAAGACACCCCTGGCTGGCCAGCAGTTCACCTCCCAGGATGACAACCCCTACTGCATCAAGTGCTTTGGGAACCTCTATGCCAAGAAGTGCAGCGCCTGCACAAAGCCCATCACAG GCTTTGGCGGTGGTAAATACGTCTCCTTTGAGGACCGTCACTGGCACCATAATTGCTTTAACTGTGCCCGCTGCAACACCTCGCTGGTCGGGAAAGGCTTCATCCCTGACAACGATGAGATCCTCTGCCGCGACTGCAGCAGTGACCTATGA
- the SF3A3 gene encoding splicing factor 3A subunit 3, translating into METILEQQRRYHEERERLMDVMVKEMLTKKSTLRDQINSDHRTRAMQDRYMEVSGNLRDLYDDKDGLRKEELSAISGPNEFAEFYNRLKQIKEFHRKHPNEICVPMSVEFEELLKARDNPSEEAQNLVEFTDEEGYGRYLDLHDCYLKYINLKSSEKLDYITYLSTFDQLFDIPKERKNAEYKRYLEMLLEYLQDYTDRVKPLLDQNELFGKIQTEFEKKWENGTFPGWPKETSSALTHAGAHLDLSAFSSWEELASLGLDRLKSALLALGLKCGGTLEERAQRLFSTKGKSLEALDPSLFAKNPKTKGSKRDTERNKDLAFLEAQIYEYVEVLGEQRHLTHENVQRKQARTGEEREEEEEEQISESESEDEENEIIYNPKNLPLGWDGKPIPYWLYKLHGLNINYNCEICGNYTYRGPKAFQRHFAEWRHAHGMRCLGIPNTAHFANVTQIEDAVSLWAKLKQQKASERWQPDTEEEYEDSSGNVVNKKTYEDLKRQGLL; encoded by the exons ATGGAGACGATCCTGGAGCAGCAGCGGCGGTACCATGAGGAGCGGGAGCGGCTCATGGACGTGATGGTGAAGGAGATGCTCACCAAGAAGTCAACG CTCCGCGACCAGATCAACTCGGACCACCGGACACGGGCCATGCAGGAC agGTACATGGAAGTGAGCGGCAACCTGAGAGACCTGTATGACGACAAGGACGG CTTACGGAAGGAAGAACTCAGTGCCATTTCAGGGCCAAATGAATTTGCAGAATTCTAcaacagactgaaacaaattaAGGAATTTCACCGGAAGCACCCAAATGAG ATCTGTGTTCCGATGTCAGTGGAGTTTGAGGAACTGTTGAAGGCCAGAGACAACCCAAGCGAAGAAGCTCAGA ATCTGGTGGAGTTCACAGATGAGGAAGGATATGGGCGATACTTAGATCTGCATGATTGTTATCTCAAGTACATTAATCTAAAATCATCAGAG AAATTGGATTATATCACTTATTTATCCACATTTGACCAACTCTTTGATATTcccaaggagagaaaaaatgctgaatataAGAG GTACCTTGAAATGCTTCTGGAGTACCTACAGGACTACACAGATCGAGTGAAACCATTACTTGACCAGAATGAGCTTTTTGGGAAAATTCAGACTGAGTTTGAGAAGAAGTGGGAAAACGGCACGTTCCCTGGCTGGCCG AAAGAGACCAGCAGTGCACTCACTCATGCTGGAGCACACCTGGATCTCTCAGCGTTTTCCTCTTGGGAG GAATTGGCCTCCCTGGGACTGGACAGATTAAAATCAGCTTTACTGGCCCTGGGACTAAAGTGTGGCGG GACTCTGGAAGAGCGTGCTCAGAGACTTTTTAGCACTAAAGGCAAATCCCTAGAAGCACTTGATCCTTCCTTGTTTGCTAAGAATCCGAAgacaaaaggaagcaaaag agacactgaaagaaataaagatcttGCATTTCTGGAAGCTCAGATTTATGAGTATGTGGAAGTTCTTGGG GAGCAGAGACACCTCACCCACGAGAATGTGCAGCGTAAGCAAGCACGGactggggaagagagggaggaggaggaggaagagcagatcAGTGAGAGTGAGagtgaagatgaagaaaatgagatcATTTATAATCCTAAAAATCTGCCTCTTGGTTGGGATGGCAAG CCAATCCCGTACTGGTTATATAAATTGCATGGGTTAAACATCAACTACAACTGTGAGATTTGTGGTAACTACACCTACCGAGGTCCCAAAGCTTTTCAGCGTCACTTTGCA GAGTGGCGACACGCTCACGGGATGAGATGCCTGGGCATTCCCAACACTGCACATTTTGCCAACGTCACACAGATTGAGGATGCAGTCTCGT TGTGGGCAAAGCTGAAACAACAGAAGGCTTCAGAGAGATGGCAGCCCGACACAGAG GAGGAATACGAGGATTCCAGTGGGAACGTGGTGAATAAAAAGACCTATGAAGACTTGAAACGTCAAGGGCTGCTGTAG